A region from the Variovorax sp. RKNM96 genome encodes:
- a CDS encoding D-amino acid aminotransferase, which yields MHPITDALPATLCYLDGEYTALCDAKISVLDRGFIFGDGIYEFVPAYHGQPFCFEEHMARLDRSLAELQIVNPLSLAQWREILMRLIAPGGNAPQAVYFQVTRGVAPRDHAMVKGLTPTVFVMVNPLPPVSDAVRTKGVACVTADDFRWQKAHIKSTSLLGAVLSRQISVEAGAAETVMFRGDWLSEASSSNVWIVKEGVLIGPPKDNLVLTGIRYGLLERLCQEGGIPFALRRVSRDEVFDADELILSSASKEVLPVVTLDGKTIGNGHPGPIYKSLYAAYQQAKQRNAEKQGATA from the coding sequence TGCCCGCCACGCTCTGCTACCTTGACGGCGAGTACACCGCCCTCTGCGACGCGAAGATCAGCGTCCTGGATCGAGGCTTCATTTTCGGCGACGGCATCTACGAATTCGTCCCCGCGTACCACGGCCAGCCCTTCTGCTTCGAGGAGCACATGGCGCGGCTCGATCGATCGCTGGCCGAGCTGCAGATTGTCAATCCGCTCTCCCTCGCCCAGTGGCGCGAGATCCTGATGCGCCTGATCGCACCGGGCGGTAACGCACCGCAAGCCGTGTACTTCCAGGTCACCCGCGGCGTCGCCCCGCGTGACCATGCGATGGTCAAGGGTCTCACGCCCACCGTCTTCGTGATGGTGAACCCGCTGCCGCCCGTGTCCGACGCGGTGCGCACCAAGGGCGTGGCCTGCGTGACGGCGGACGACTTCCGCTGGCAGAAGGCCCACATCAAGAGCACCAGCCTCCTGGGTGCCGTGCTCTCGCGGCAAATCAGCGTCGAGGCCGGCGCGGCGGAGACCGTCATGTTCCGCGGCGACTGGCTCAGCGAGGCGTCGTCGAGCAACGTGTGGATCGTGAAGGAGGGCGTGCTCATCGGCCCGCCCAAGGACAACCTCGTGCTCACCGGCATTCGCTACGGCCTGCTCGAGCGCCTGTGCCAGGAAGGCGGCATTCCCTTCGCGCTGCGCCGCGTGTCGCGCGATGAAGTGTTCGATGCCGACGAGCTCATTCTTTCCTCGGCCAGCAAGGAAGTGCTGCCCGTCGTGACGCTGGACGGCAAGACCATTGGCAACGGCCATCCCGGCCCCATCTACAAGAGCTTGTATGCCGCCTACCAACAGGCCAAGCAACGCAACGCTGAGAAGCAAGGAGCCACTGCATGA
- a CDS encoding DUF493 family protein, with protein MTENTTDDAVTTPIPDPRKESLIEYPSQFPIKVMGAKTDGLVHAITQIAEQFDPTFDATTVELRDSKAGNYLGVTITVTATSREQLDDLYRALSGHPSVKVVL; from the coding sequence ATGACCGAGAACACCACCGACGACGCAGTCACCACACCCATTCCCGATCCGCGCAAGGAATCGCTGATCGAGTACCCCTCGCAGTTCCCGATCAAGGTCATGGGCGCCAAGACCGATGGCCTGGTGCACGCGATCACGCAGATCGCCGAGCAATTCGACCCGACCTTCGACGCCACCACGGTCGAGCTGCGCGACAGCAAGGCGGGCAACTACCTCGGCGTGACGATCACTGTCACCGCCACCAGCCGCGAGCAGCTCGACGATCTCTATCGCGCGCTCTCGGGGCATCCGTCGGTCAAGGTCGTTCTTTGA
- the lipB gene encoding lipoyl(octanoyl) transferase LipB — translation MTTVAELPADTAIAPQWLGRVDYAGTFAAMKQFTLERTPETPDALWICEHAPVFTQGVAGKQDHILNPGDIPVVQTDRGGQVTFHGPGQVVAYPLIDLRRAGYFVKEYVYRIEESVLRTLAHFGVTGHRVPGAPGIYVRLDDPFSHAALTGPLPAGDPFRGLGKIAALGIKVSRHATYHGVALNVDMDLEPFSRINPCGYAGLQTVDLSTIGIQTTWEEAAGVLGQKLTTFLAP, via the coding sequence ATGACGACGGTCGCAGAACTCCCGGCGGACACCGCCATCGCCCCGCAGTGGCTGGGCCGCGTCGACTACGCCGGCACCTTCGCGGCGATGAAGCAGTTCACGCTGGAGCGCACGCCCGAAACGCCCGATGCGCTATGGATCTGCGAGCACGCCCCCGTGTTCACGCAGGGCGTTGCCGGCAAGCAGGACCACATCCTGAACCCCGGCGACATCCCCGTGGTGCAGACCGACCGCGGTGGGCAGGTCACCTTCCACGGTCCGGGCCAGGTGGTCGCCTATCCGCTGATCGACCTGCGCCGCGCCGGCTACTTCGTGAAGGAATACGTCTACCGCATCGAGGAATCGGTGCTGCGCACGCTCGCGCATTTCGGTGTGACCGGCCACCGCGTGCCGGGCGCGCCGGGCATCTACGTGCGGCTGGACGACCCGTTCTCGCATGCGGCGCTGACCGGCCCGCTGCCCGCCGGCGACCCGTTCCGCGGCCTCGGCAAGATTGCCGCCCTGGGCATCAAGGTGAGCCGCCATGCCACCTATCACGGCGTGGCGCTCAACGTCGACATGGACCTCGAACCCTTCTCGCGCATCAACCCTTGCGGCTACGCGGGGCTGCAAACGGTCGACCTTTCTACAATCGGCATCCAAACCACATGGGAAGAAGCTGCCGGCGTGCTGGGCCAGAAGCTCACCACCTTCCTGGCACCTTAG
- the lipA gene encoding lipoyl synthase → MSTTEVVRDAQSAETYNPLAKQKAAAKLSRIPVKVVQTGEVLKKPEWIRVKAGSPTTRFYEIKQILRESNLHTVCEEASCPNIGECFGNGTATFMIMGDKCTRRCPFCDVGHGRPDPLDKDEPLNLAKTIAKLRLKYVVITSVDRDDLRDGGSQHFVDCIQNIRELSPMTQIEILVPDFRGRDDRALEILKAAPPDVMNHNLETAPRLYKEARPGSDYQFSLNLLKKFKALHPNVPTKSGIMVGLGETDEEILQVMRDMRAHDIDMLTIGQYLSPSGSHLPVRRYVHPDTFKMFEEEAYKMGFSHAAVGAMVRSSYHADQQAHAAGV, encoded by the coding sequence ATGAGCACCACCGAAGTCGTCCGCGACGCCCAGAGCGCCGAAACCTACAATCCCCTGGCCAAGCAGAAGGCCGCGGCCAAGCTCTCGCGCATCCCCGTCAAGGTGGTGCAGACCGGCGAAGTGCTCAAGAAGCCCGAATGGATCCGCGTGAAGGCCGGCAGCCCCACCACGCGCTTCTACGAAATCAAGCAGATCCTGCGCGAGAGCAACCTGCACACCGTCTGCGAAGAAGCCTCGTGCCCGAACATCGGCGAATGCTTCGGCAACGGCACGGCCACCTTCATGATCATGGGCGACAAGTGCACCCGCCGCTGCCCGTTCTGCGACGTGGGCCACGGCCGCCCCGACCCGCTCGACAAGGACGAGCCGCTCAACCTCGCCAAGACCATCGCCAAGCTGCGCCTGAAGTACGTGGTGATCACCAGCGTCGACCGCGACGACCTGCGCGACGGCGGCAGCCAGCATTTCGTCGATTGCATCCAGAACATCCGCGAGCTCTCGCCGATGACGCAGATCGAGATCCTCGTGCCCGACTTCCGCGGCCGCGACGACCGCGCTCTGGAGATCCTGAAGGCCGCACCGCCGGATGTGATGAACCACAACCTGGAAACCGCGCCGCGCCTCTACAAGGAAGCGCGCCCCGGAAGCGACTACCAGTTCAGCCTGAACCTGTTGAAGAAGTTCAAGGCGCTGCACCCGAACGTGCCGACCAAGAGCGGCATCATGGTCGGCCTCGGCGAGACCGACGAAGAGATCCTGCAGGTGATGCGCGACATGCGCGCCCACGACATCGACATGCTGACCATCGGCCAGTACCTGTCACCGTCGGGTTCGCACCTGCCGGTGCGCCGCTATGTGCACCCGGACACCTTCAAGATGTTCGAGGAAGAGGCCTACAAGATGGGCTTCAGCCACGCGGCTGTGGGGGCGATGGTGCGGTCGAGTTATCACGCGGATCAGCAGGCGCACGCGGCTGGGGTTTAA